In Saccharothrix syringae, the following are encoded in one genomic region:
- a CDS encoding alpha-hydroxy acid oxidase: protein MSSGLAELHDRARAVLDPVHYDYYAGGVGEEVVLGENEAAFRRLALLPRVLRGSTARDLAVDLPGARLAVPVLVAPTAFHRLAHPEGERATARAAAAAGTVLVSGMASTVAVDEVVAAARGVDPDAAVWFQLYPQPDEEVTACLVRRAERAGCAALVVTADSPVFGRHRRDAEHGFHDLPPGLAAENMRDLPGGPPGGTRDIEMSPSISWEHLDRLRASTALPVWLKGVLHPADAVLAVGHGVDGIVVSNHGGRQCDLVPAAVEALPAVVDAVAGRVPVLLDGGVRGGGDVAVALALGAAAVGVGRPVLWGLAAAGEAGVARVLELLRDEFDHVLALCGGRGVGDLTRDLVVVRGTGVGGIGTAGAGRAGAGGGSAADGATRPSAAGAGAAGAGAAGADAAGAGAARAGTTGPDAAGPDAAGPDATRAGTTGPDAAGPSAAGPDAAGAGAAGADATRANAAGPGTAEAGGAGVSRAGVGVRCG from the coding sequence GTGAGCAGCGGCCTGGCCGAGCTGCACGACCGGGCCCGCGCCGTGCTCGACCCCGTGCACTACGACTACTACGCGGGCGGGGTCGGCGAGGAGGTCGTGCTCGGCGAGAACGAGGCGGCGTTCCGGCGGCTGGCCCTGCTGCCCCGGGTGCTGCGCGGCAGCACCGCCCGCGACCTCGCCGTCGACCTGCCCGGCGCCCGGTTGGCGGTGCCGGTGCTGGTCGCGCCGACCGCCTTCCACCGGCTGGCCCACCCCGAGGGCGAGCGGGCCACGGCGCGGGCGGCCGCGGCGGCCGGCACGGTGCTGGTCTCGGGCATGGCCTCGACGGTGGCGGTCGACGAGGTGGTGGCGGCGGCGCGGGGCGTGGACCCGGACGCGGCGGTGTGGTTCCAGCTCTACCCGCAGCCCGACGAGGAGGTGACCGCCTGCCTGGTGCGGCGGGCCGAGCGGGCGGGCTGCGCGGCGCTGGTGGTGACCGCCGACTCGCCGGTGTTCGGCCGCCACCGCCGCGACGCCGAGCACGGCTTCCACGACCTGCCGCCGGGGCTGGCCGCGGAGAACATGCGGGACTTGCCGGGGGGACCGCCCGGCGGCACCCGCGACATCGAGATGTCGCCGTCGATCTCGTGGGAGCACCTGGACCGGCTGCGGGCGTCGACGGCGCTGCCGGTGTGGCTCAAGGGGGTGCTGCACCCGGCCGACGCGGTGCTGGCGGTCGGGCACGGGGTGGACGGGATCGTGGTGTCCAACCACGGTGGCCGGCAGTGCGACCTGGTGCCCGCCGCGGTGGAGGCGCTGCCGGCGGTGGTCGACGCGGTGGCCGGCCGGGTGCCGGTGCTGCTCGACGGCGGGGTGCGGGGCGGCGGGGACGTGGCCGTGGCGCTCGCCCTGGGCGCGGCCGCCGTCGGCGTCGGGCGGCCGGTGCTGTGGGGGCTGGCGGCGGCCGGGGAGGCCGGGGTGGCGCGGGTGCTGGAGCTGCTGCGCGACGAGTTCGACCACGTGCTGGCGCTGTGCGGGGGGCGGGGGGTGGGGGACCTGACCCGCGATCTGGTGGTGGTGCGGGGGACCGGGGTGGGCGGGATCGGGACGGCCGGGGCAGGCAGGGCAGGTGCCGGGGGCGGGTCGGCGGCCGACGGGGCCACGAGGCCCAGTGCGGCCGGGGCCGGCGCGGCCGGAGCTGGCGCCGCCGGAGCTGATGCGGCCGGAGCTGGCGCCGCCAGGGCTGGCACGACCGGACCTGACGCGGCCGGACCTGACGCCGCCGGACCTGACGCCACCAGGGCTGGCACGACCGGACCTGACGCCGCCGGACCTAGCGCCGCCGGACCTGACGCCGCCGGAGCTGGCGCGGCCGGAGCTGACGCCACCAGGGCTAACGCCGCCGGACCTGGCACGGCCGAGGCCGGCGGAGCCGGTGTGAGCCGAGCGGGGGTGGGCGTGCGGTGTGGTTGA